The following proteins are encoded in a genomic region of Glycine soja cultivar W05 chromosome 17, ASM419377v2, whole genome shotgun sequence:
- the LOC114391572 gene encoding THO complex subunit 4A-like translates to MDMSLDDIIKNNKKSGSRSSRCRTQPSGSELTRRFPNLAANCAAPYATAKAPEATWQHDSYVDQHVAATGYLTQGFRAASIESGTKLYISNLDYGVSNDDIKYETWQ, encoded by the exons ATGGATATGTCGCTTGACGACATAATCAAGAACAACAAAAAATCTGGATCCAGAAGCTCCCGTTGCCGGACCCAACCCTCCGGATCTGAACTTACTCGCCGGTTCCCCAACCTTGCCGCCAACTGCGCTGCACCTTATGCCACCGCTAAG GCGCCGGAGGCGACGTGGCAGCACGATTCATATGTAGATCAGCATGTGGCTGCGACGGGGTACCTTACTCAAGGTTTTCGTGCGGCTTCCATAGAATCTGGGACCAAGCTTTACATTTCAAACTTGGATTATGGTGTTTCCAATGATGATATTAAG TATGAGACATGGCAGTGA